One Oceanispirochaeta sp. genomic window, TAGATTCATGCCGCCCTGCCAGCTCCCGGTCTGGCTGACCAGAACGAAATGAATAAACCCTGCCAGGAATCCGGCAAAATACCCGAATTGCCCTGCCAGAGGGCCCAGGGTCGTACTGAACAAAAGAGCCAGGATGTGTCCCGGATCTGAAAGGGGTTTTTATAAAACAAGGCCCTATGTAGGTGTCGAAATTCCGCTAAATGTGGATGTAGAGGGAATCCTCCTCAAC contains:
- a CDS encoding DUF1576 domain-containing protein, with protein sequence MLALLFSTTLGPLAGQFGYFAGFLAGFIHFVLVSQTGSWQGGMNLYNNGFAGGLTAAALVAVIQWYRSNKDEM